A stretch of Armatimonadota bacterium DNA encodes these proteins:
- the tuf gene encoding elongation factor Tu (EF-Tu; promotes GTP-dependent binding of aminoacyl-tRNA to the A-site of ribosomes during protein biosynthesis; when the tRNA anticodon matches the mRNA codon, GTP hydrolysis results; the inactive EF-Tu-GDP leaves the ribosome and release of GDP is promoted by elongation factor Ts; many prokaryotes have two copies of the gene encoding EF-Tu) has translation GDNVSLEGTLIQPIAMEEGLRFAIREGGHTVGAGVVSAVIE, from the coding sequence GGAGACAACGTCTCGCTGGAGGGAACGCTGATCCAGCCGATCGCGATGGAAGAGGGGCTGCGGTTTGCGATCCGAGAGGGCGGCCACACCGTGGGAGCGGGAGTCGTCTCCGCGGTTATCGAGTAG